In a genomic window of Methanobacterium sp.:
- a CDS encoding helix-turn-helix domain-containing protein, translating into MTEKEYCCPVGEAISEIGGKWKPLILWALKDGKLRFNEINKKLPTITQRMLTKQLRELEGDNLVNRKVYPEVPPKVEYSLTKKGQSVIPILDALHGWGKKHCASKICLNVLE; encoded by the coding sequence ATTACAGAAAAAGAATACTGTTGCCCTGTAGGAGAAGCCATAAGTGAAATAGGTGGAAAATGGAAACCTCTCATCTTATGGGCATTAAAAGATGGAAAATTAAGATTTAATGAGATAAACAAAAAATTACCTACTATAACTCAGCGAATGCTTACAAAACAGCTTCGTGAATTAGAAGGAGACAATTTAGTGAATAGGAAAGTTTATCCAGAAGTGCCTCCCAAAGTGGAGTACTCATTAACTAAAAAAGGTCAGTCGGTTATACCTATTTTAGATGCTCTTCATGGCTGGGGGAAAAAGCACTGTGCATCAAAAATCTGTTTAAATGTATTAGAATAG